The Solibacillus sp. FSL W7-1436 genome window below encodes:
- a CDS encoding SDR family oxidoreductase: MIPIHENLANKVAVITGGSGVLCSKMAQEIARHHVKVAIVGRTESKVEAVKEEIVAAGGIAVAITADVLNKDSLLAAKEQILEQFGRIDFLINGAGGNHPDAITEKEYYEANSPGLSFFDLQENGFSDVFSLNFTGTFLACQVFGDALLQAENPAIINISSMSAYTPLTKIPAYSAAKAAINNFTSWMAVHFAETGLRVNAIAPGFFITQQNKDLLVDAEGEYTARSKKIIEATPMKKFGEPDQLLGTLLFLMDSSYSSFITGTTIAVDGGFNAYSGV; the protein is encoded by the coding sequence ATGATTCCAATACACGAAAATTTAGCGAATAAAGTAGCGGTAATTACAGGCGGCAGCGGTGTTCTATGTTCAAAAATGGCACAAGAAATTGCACGCCATCATGTAAAGGTAGCAATTGTCGGCCGTACTGAGTCAAAGGTTGAAGCAGTTAAAGAAGAGATCGTTGCAGCAGGTGGTATTGCTGTGGCAATTACTGCTGATGTACTTAACAAAGATTCTTTGCTTGCAGCAAAAGAGCAAATTCTCGAGCAGTTTGGACGTATTGATTTTTTAATTAATGGTGCAGGCGGAAACCATCCGGATGCGATTACAGAAAAAGAGTATTATGAGGCAAACTCTCCAGGTCTTTCGTTTTTTGACCTTCAGGAAAATGGATTTTCAGATGTATTCTCATTAAATTTCACTGGGACATTCTTGGCGTGCCAAGTGTTTGGAGATGCTCTTTTACAAGCTGAAAATCCAGCCATCATCAATATTTCATCGATGAGCGCATACACACCGTTAACGAAAATTCCTGCGTACAGTGCAGCAAAAGCGGCGATTAACAACTTTACGAGCTGGATGGCGGTTCACTTTGCTGAAACAGGCTTACGTGTAAATGCAATTGCACCAGGATTTTTCATTACACAGCAAAATAAAGATCTGCTCGTTGACGCAGAAGGAGAGTATACAGCACGTTCAAAAAAAATAATTGAAGCAACCCCGATGAAAAAATTTGGTGAGCCGGATCAGTTATTAGGGACACTCCTATTTTTAATGGACTCTTCTTATTCATCATTTATTACAGGAACAACAATTGCAGTAGATGGTGGATTTAACGCATATTCGGGGGTGTGA
- the uxuA gene encoding mannonate dehydratase has protein sequence MNITFRWYGRDNDTVTLDHIRQIPNVKGIVWALHQKAAGELWTKEEIKEEADYIQSKGFHIDVVESVNVHEDIKLGVGNRDLYIDNYKQTIRNLAEIGVKVICYNFMPIFDWTRTDMFHPLEDGSTALYFDKEKVQNLDPQQLVKTVSEASDLTLPGWEPERMARIAELFEAYKEVDEQKLWDNLRYFLDAIIPVAEEAGIRMAIHPDDPPYSIFGLPRIITGAESYEKLIEINDSLANSFTFCSGSMGASPENDMVAIAEKYAYRSPFAHIRNVKIDENGSFAETSHFTSDGSINIKGIVKALHDQEYTGYVRPDHGRHLWGEVCRPGYGLYDRALGIMYLNGLWDAYSEQTGGK, from the coding sequence ATGAATATTACATTTCGCTGGTACGGAAGAGATAACGATACAGTAACACTCGACCATATACGCCAGATCCCGAATGTTAAAGGAATTGTTTGGGCATTACATCAAAAAGCGGCAGGCGAGCTTTGGACAAAAGAAGAGATTAAAGAAGAAGCGGATTATATCCAATCAAAAGGTTTCCATATCGATGTAGTTGAAAGTGTCAATGTTCATGAAGATATTAAGCTTGGAGTTGGTAACCGCGATTTATATATCGACAATTATAAACAAACAATACGTAACTTAGCCGAAATTGGTGTAAAAGTAATCTGCTATAATTTCATGCCGATTTTCGACTGGACGCGTACAGATATGTTCCATCCGCTTGAAGATGGATCAACTGCACTATATTTCGATAAAGAAAAAGTACAAAATCTTGATCCGCAGCAGCTTGTAAAAACGGTTAGTGAAGCTTCTGATTTAACATTGCCGGGGTGGGAGCCTGAACGTATGGCCCGTATCGCGGAACTTTTCGAAGCGTATAAAGAAGTGGATGAACAAAAACTATGGGACAACTTACGCTACTTTTTAGATGCTATTATCCCGGTTGCTGAAGAGGCAGGGATCCGCATGGCGATTCATCCGGATGATCCACCGTACTCGATTTTTGGCTTACCGCGTATCATTACAGGAGCCGAAAGCTATGAAAAATTAATCGAGATCAATGATTCTTTAGCGAACAGTTTTACATTCTGCTCTGGATCGATGGGTGCATCACCGGAAAATGATATGGTTGCGATTGCTGAAAAATATGCATACCGTTCACCGTTTGCCCATATTCGTAACGTTAAAATCGATGAAAACGGCAGCTTTGCAGAAACATCTCATTTTACATCAGATGGTTCAATAAATATTAAAGGTATTGTAAAAGCTTTGCATGATCAGGAATATACAGGCTATGTACGACCAGACCATGGCCGTCACTTATGGGGAGAAGTTTGTCGCCCTGGCTACGGTTTATATGATCGTGCACTCGGGATTATGTATTTAAATGGTTTATGGGATGCTTACAGCGAACAAACAGGAGGCAAATAA
- a CDS encoding bifunctional 2-keto-4-hydroxyglutarate aldolase/2-keto-3-deoxy-6-phosphogluconate aldolase, producing MVKAETLAAIKSSKVVAVIRGNSAEEAIALSNAAIEGGIHLIELTYTTPNTQQVLEAFRNSDAVVGAGTVLDAETARHAILNGAKFVVGPQFSKEVAKVCNRYAIPYFPGCMTIQEMVSALEYGCDVVKLFPANNFKPSFIKSVKGPLPHIQIMPTGGINTDNIGEWLDAGAVAVGIGSDLNKAYETGGHAAVVEASRKYVEAAKKGEV from the coding sequence ATGGTAAAGGCAGAAACATTAGCAGCGATTAAAAGTTCGAAAGTAGTAGCAGTCATTCGGGGGAATTCAGCAGAAGAAGCAATTGCTCTATCGAATGCAGCGATTGAAGGAGGAATCCATCTAATCGAGCTTACTTACACAACACCAAATACACAGCAAGTATTGGAAGCGTTCCGAAACTCTGATGCAGTAGTAGGTGCCGGTACTGTACTTGATGCAGAAACAGCACGTCATGCAATTTTGAATGGTGCAAAATTTGTTGTTGGCCCACAGTTCAGCAAAGAAGTCGCAAAAGTATGCAATCGTTATGCTATTCCATATTTCCCGGGTTGTATGACGATTCAGGAAATGGTATCGGCCCTTGAATATGGCTGTGATGTGGTTAAATTATTCCCGGCTAATAACTTTAAACCTTCGTTCATCAAATCGGTTAAAGGTCCATTACCGCACATCCAGATTATGCCGACTGGTGGTATAAATACTGACAATATTGGTGAATGGCTTGATGCGGGAGCAGTCGCAGTAGGAATCGGCAGTGATTTGAATAAAGCGTATGAAACAGGCGGACATGCAGCAGTAGTAGAAGCGAGCAGAAAATATGTAGAAGCAGCAAAAAAAGGAGAGGTGTAA
- a CDS encoding sugar kinase, which produces MTTNPTVFTLGDALVTFNPTETGPLRYVQGFAKKAGGAELNFAIGCARLGLQSKWMSRLGNDEFGKGIYKFARGEGIDVSEVQFVDGYPTSLNFKEIREDGSGKTFYYRHQSPVLTIEPEHITDELLDGVAIVHLTGVFLAIAPKNLQIVLAVLEKAKEKNIKVSFDPNIRLKLWTIEEARKAYEQIFPYVDILLAGMEEMELIQHDVSKPALEAFAKQYGIKQLVIKDGANGAKLYAENVWHEKEAFKITPVDTVGAGDGFDAGYIYATLHNYSPVESLTFSNAVGALVTTVKGDNEGLPELHEVLDFMNNVKTIER; this is translated from the coding sequence TTGACTACAAATCCAACTGTTTTTACATTAGGAGATGCATTAGTTACGTTTAACCCAACCGAAACGGGACCGCTTCGTTATGTGCAAGGCTTTGCTAAGAAAGCGGGAGGGGCAGAGTTAAACTTTGCTATTGGTTGTGCCCGACTTGGATTGCAGTCGAAATGGATGAGTCGCCTAGGTAATGATGAATTCGGTAAGGGGATATACAAATTTGCTCGCGGAGAAGGCATTGACGTATCGGAAGTTCAGTTTGTAGATGGATATCCGACCTCACTGAATTTTAAAGAAATACGTGAAGACGGATCGGGAAAAACCTTTTACTACCGTCACCAGTCTCCTGTATTAACAATCGAACCGGAACATATTACGGACGAATTATTGGATGGTGTGGCGATCGTCCATTTAACAGGTGTATTTTTGGCAATCGCTCCAAAAAATCTCCAAATTGTACTAGCTGTATTGGAAAAAGCGAAAGAAAAAAATATAAAGGTTTCATTCGATCCGAATATTCGACTAAAACTATGGACGATTGAAGAAGCTCGTAAGGCGTATGAGCAAATTTTCCCTTATGTAGATATTTTACTGGCGGGGATGGAGGAGATGGAGCTTATTCAACATGATGTAAGCAAACCTGCACTCGAAGCTTTCGCCAAGCAATATGGGATCAAACAGCTTGTTATTAAAGACGGTGCAAACGGTGCAAAGCTTTATGCAGAAAATGTCTGGCATGAAAAGGAAGCTTTCAAGATTACACCGGTTGATACGGTAGGTGCCGGAGATGGGTTTGATGCAGGATATATATATGCGACACTTCATAACTATTCACCGGTAGAGAGTCTTACTTTTTCGAATGCGGTAGGCGCGCTGGTAACGACTGTAAAAGGTGATAATGAGGGGTTGCCGGAACTACACGAAGTACTCGACTTTATGAACAATGTAAAAACAATTGAACGCTAG
- a CDS encoding patatin-like phospholipase family protein — MIVDGVFSGGGIKGFAYVGAIQALEEKGVKFERVAGTSAGAILATFIAAGFNTKELEEIFDELNLKVLLDPPKFIIELPFLKWLNLYKRLGLYRGKSLENWFLEKLASKGICTFGDLPKGILKLVASDLTNGKILVLPDDLHQYNIDPNNFPVSRALRMSCGLPFFFEPVYLKNGKSESVIVDGGVLSNFPMWIYDNGNKERPVLGMKLSSSSEDMKPHDINNGIQLFEALFSTMQNAHDNRYISRRHEKDIIFIPVEEYSATQFDLDEATKNKLMGIGKERTAQFLKTWSPVW, encoded by the coding sequence ATGATTGTAGACGGGGTTTTTTCAGGCGGCGGTATTAAAGGTTTTGCATATGTCGGTGCCATTCAGGCGCTTGAAGAAAAAGGCGTCAAATTCGAACGTGTAGCCGGTACAAGTGCCGGTGCCATATTAGCCACTTTTATCGCTGCAGGATTTAACACGAAAGAACTTGAGGAGATTTTTGATGAACTGAATTTAAAGGTTTTACTCGATCCTCCGAAATTCATAATCGAGCTTCCATTTTTAAAATGGCTTAATTTATATAAAAGGTTGGGATTGTATCGCGGTAAATCCTTGGAAAACTGGTTTCTCGAAAAGCTGGCTTCAAAAGGGATCTGCACATTCGGGGATTTACCAAAAGGGATTTTAAAACTGGTTGCTTCCGATTTAACGAACGGCAAGATTTTAGTACTCCCCGATGATTTGCACCAATATAATATCGATCCGAATAATTTCCCGGTGTCACGCGCATTACGGATGAGCTGTGGTCTTCCTTTCTTCTTTGAACCAGTATATTTAAAAAACGGGAAAAGCGAGTCTGTTATTGTGGATGGCGGTGTTTTGAGTAACTTTCCAATGTGGATTTACGATAACGGAAATAAAGAGCGGCCAGTTCTCGGCATGAAACTTAGCAGTTCCAGCGAAGATATGAAACCCCATGATATTAATAATGGGATTCAACTTTTTGAGGCATTATTCTCTACAATGCAAAATGCACATGATAATCGTTATATTTCCCGTAGACATGAGAAAGATATTATCTTTATACCGGTTGAAGAATATAGTGCAACTCAATTCGATTTAGATGAGGCGACTAAAAATAAGTTGATGGGCATCGGAAAAGAACGAACAGCTCAATTTTTAAAAACGTGGTCTCCAGTTTGGTGA
- a CDS encoding alkaline phosphatase family protein produces MKRKVVVAAILIVVICASFLLALSISPLKKLEGRIMNNMKKPVVLIVVDSLMNEPMQKVIKEGNAPALAYLMKNGQLHQEMISSYPTMSVTIDSTLLTGTYPDQHKVPGLIWFKEEENRIISYGSGISEIWNNGIKNVALDSIVHLNDSHLSKDVQTLHEELANRNLSSASINGLLYRGSFQHRLNVPRLITMADLLPKDIPINGPAYFSLGTLAQYSKENNHHNFVWQRLGVNNQFTANELKYLIKQKQLPSFTLAYLPDADASIHKYGPEHIKGIKKVDQAVRSILDGFPSWEEAIEEVTWIILGDSGQSYVLDDKKTSLIDLNQVLKNYTFWERKNPIAQLAVAVNERMAYIYVIDQQIELSEIVNVLKEDERIGFIAWKSGQTNYVVSPQSEGSLEFSPKGNYVDDYNQSWRVAGDASILDLNISKEQHIDYQDYPDALARLHGALHSQEGRVIIVDAKPSYEFIEKHSHDHAGGGAHGSLHKVDSVVPIIVTGTSELPESNRLVDLKKWILQLLGGS; encoded by the coding sequence ATGAAAAGAAAAGTAGTAGTAGCAGCGATTTTAATTGTTGTTATCTGTGCAAGTTTTTTATTAGCACTTTCAATTTCCCCATTAAAAAAACTGGAAGGTCGAATAATGAATAACATGAAGAAGCCTGTAGTACTCATTGTCGTAGATTCGTTAATGAATGAACCAATGCAGAAAGTGATAAAAGAAGGTAATGCCCCAGCTTTAGCATATTTAATGAAAAACGGACAGCTTCATCAGGAAATGATTAGCTCTTATCCGACGATGTCTGTCACAATTGATAGTACATTACTAACCGGTACATATCCAGATCAGCATAAAGTACCGGGATTGATTTGGTTTAAAGAAGAGGAGAATCGCATAATTAGTTATGGAAGCGGAATCAGCGAAATATGGAATAACGGAATTAAAAATGTTGCTCTTGATAGTATTGTCCATCTAAATGACAGCCATTTAAGTAAAGATGTGCAAACACTGCACGAAGAACTCGCGAATCGGAATCTTTCTTCAGCTTCGATAAATGGTCTGCTATATCGTGGAAGTTTTCAGCATCGTCTTAATGTCCCGCGACTAATTACTATGGCTGATCTTTTACCGAAAGATATTCCGATTAATGGACCTGCATACTTTTCTCTTGGCACATTAGCACAATATAGTAAAGAAAATAATCACCATAATTTTGTATGGCAACGTTTAGGAGTCAATAATCAGTTTACTGCAAATGAGTTGAAATATTTAATAAAACAAAAGCAGCTGCCTTCTTTTACGCTTGCTTATTTACCGGATGCGGATGCTTCCATACACAAATACGGGCCCGAACATATAAAGGGCATAAAAAAAGTGGATCAGGCTGTTCGGAGCATTTTAGATGGCTTTCCATCATGGGAAGAAGCGATTGAGGAAGTCACATGGATCATATTGGGCGATAGTGGCCAATCATACGTACTTGATGATAAAAAGACGTCGCTAATTGATTTGAATCAAGTACTGAAAAATTATACTTTTTGGGAGAGGAAAAATCCGATTGCCCAACTCGCAGTTGCTGTTAATGAGCGAATGGCCTACATTTATGTAATTGATCAGCAAATTGAGCTATCCGAAATCGTAAATGTTTTAAAAGAGGATGAGCGAATTGGCTTTATCGCATGGAAGAGTGGACAAACAAACTATGTTGTTAGCCCACAAAGTGAAGGGAGTTTAGAATTTTCACCAAAAGGTAATTATGTCGATGACTATAATCAGTCATGGCGAGTTGCAGGAGATGCTTCAATTCTGGATTTAAATATATCCAAAGAACAGCATATTGATTATCAGGATTATCCGGATGCACTTGCAAGGCTGCACGGAGCGCTTCATTCACAGGAAGGGCGTGTTATTATCGTGGATGCTAAACCATCCTATGAGTTTATTGAAAAGCACAGCCATGACCATGCGGGTGGTGGAGCACATGGCTCTCTTCATAAAGTAGATTCGGTTGTTCCGATTATCGTGACAGGAACAAGTGAATTACCTGAATCTAATCGTCTAGTTGATTTGAAAAAATGGATACTTCAATTACTGGGTGGTTCGTAA
- a CDS encoding DASS family sodium-coupled anion symporter produces the protein MISATWNRLWEMHDQVKDMFTFFIKPNSSKVVSKGVTGDHGKSEKSGNGGGYTPRSYTTAQVIGLFLGPLLFILTLIFFQPEGLSTEARGVLASTIWIATWWITEAIPIPATSLLPLVLFPLTNGLDMKATASSYGDETIFLFMGGFIIALAMEKWNLHRRIAISIISMVGTNMDRIVLGFMIATGFLSMWISNTATAMMMIPIGLAIINQVADGLKNDPSIDTSPQRFAFGKALMLGIAYSASLGGIATLIGTPPNTLLAGAINKMYGIELSFAGWMLFGVPFAWIFIFVTWIYLVKIAFPSKLKTMPGGRAVIDKQKKDLGAASIEEKLVFVVFALAAFSWITRTFLLSKFVDGLTDGMIAVIFAIVLFAIPSVNRKGDRLMDWQTAVKLPWGILLLFGGGLAIASGFVNTGLSEWIGTQLMGLEGVSVIVLIFLVAALVLALTEITSNTATASMMYPIMASLAVALGVHPYALMIAAGVAASCAFMLPVATPPNAAVFGSGYIRITDMMRAGFALNVFGVIFITLSIYFLLPIMWDIDLNSVPEMFKVMNK, from the coding sequence TTGATTTCAGCAACATGGAATCGGTTATGGGAAATGCATGATCAAGTAAAGGACATGTTTACTTTTTTCATAAAACCAAATTCTTCAAAAGTCGTATCAAAAGGAGTTACCGGTGATCACGGAAAAAGTGAAAAATCGGGTAATGGTGGTGGGTATACACCACGCAGTTATACAACAGCTCAGGTGATTGGCCTGTTTTTAGGTCCGCTACTCTTTATTTTAACTTTAATATTCTTTCAGCCAGAAGGTCTCTCGACAGAGGCAAGGGGAGTATTGGCGAGTACAATTTGGATTGCAACATGGTGGATTACCGAAGCGATACCGATTCCGGCAACCTCGTTATTGCCGCTCGTCTTGTTCCCGTTAACAAATGGCCTGGACATGAAAGCAACAGCATCTTCATACGGGGATGAAACGATTTTCCTGTTCATGGGTGGATTTATCATTGCTCTTGCAATGGAAAAATGGAACTTACATAGACGTATTGCTATTTCGATTATTTCAATGGTCGGTACAAATATGGACCGAATTGTTCTCGGTTTTATGATTGCAACAGGATTTTTATCGATGTGGATTTCCAATACAGCAACTGCGATGATGATGATCCCTATTGGACTAGCCATCATCAATCAGGTGGCGGATGGATTAAAAAATGACCCGTCGATCGATACATCTCCGCAGCGTTTTGCGTTTGGTAAAGCGTTGATGCTCGGGATTGCATATTCTGCCTCACTTGGAGGAATCGCTACATTAATCGGTACACCACCTAATACACTGCTTGCTGGTGCGATTAATAAAATGTACGGCATTGAACTGTCATTTGCAGGATGGATGCTGTTTGGAGTTCCATTTGCATGGATTTTTATTTTTGTAACATGGATTTACCTTGTAAAAATTGCGTTCCCGTCGAAATTAAAAACAATGCCTGGTGGACGTGCTGTAATTGATAAACAGAAAAAGGATCTAGGTGCAGCCTCAATTGAAGAGAAACTTGTATTCGTTGTCTTTGCATTAGCAGCATTTTCTTGGATTACCCGCACATTTTTACTTAGTAAATTTGTCGATGGATTAACAGATGGCATGATTGCCGTTATTTTTGCGATTGTGCTATTTGCGATTCCTTCTGTAAACCGTAAAGGCGATCGATTGATGGACTGGCAAACAGCGGTGAAATTACCATGGGGCATTCTGCTTCTGTTCGGTGGAGGTCTTGCCATTGCTTCCGGTTTCGTAAACACAGGCTTGTCCGAGTGGATTGGTACGCAACTTATGGGGCTTGAAGGAGTAAGTGTAATCGTATTAATCTTCCTGGTAGCAGCTCTTGTTCTTGCTTTAACGGAGATTACTTCGAATACTGCAACAGCTTCTATGATGTATCCGATTATGGCATCTCTTGCTGTAGCGTTAGGGGTACATCCATATGCATTGATGATTGCTGCCGGAGTAGCTGCATCTTGTGCGTTCATGCTTCCGGTAGCCACACCGCCAAACGCGGCAGTTTTCGGATCCGGTTATATTAGAATTACGGATATGATGAGAGCTGGATTTGCGCTGAATGTTTTCGGTGTTATTTTCATAACGCTGTCTATTTATTTCCTGCTTCCAATTATGTGGGATATCGATTTAAACTCAGTACCGGAAATGTTTAAAGTAATGAATAAGTAG
- a CDS encoding tRNA dihydrouridine synthase produces MKENFWQELPKPFFVLAPMEDVTDLVFRHVVAEAGRPDVFFTEFTNSESYCHPDGIKSVRGRLTFTEDEQPIVAHIWGDNPENFRKMSIGMAELGFKGIDINMGCPVPNVAGRGKGSGLILRPDVAAELIEAAKAGGLPVSVKTRLGYKEIDEWEEWLTHILKQDIANLSIHLRTRKEMSAVDAHWELIPEIKALRDEIAPNTMLTINGDIPDRQVGLELAEKYGIDGVMIGRGIFKNPFAFEKEPREHSPEEYLDLLKLQLDLQDKYAEELPRSMSGLHRFFKIYVKGFRGAGELRNQLMNTKSTDEVRALLNGFGLNKEE; encoded by the coding sequence ATGAAAGAGAATTTTTGGCAGGAGCTACCAAAACCATTTTTTGTACTTGCGCCGATGGAAGATGTAACGGATTTAGTATTTCGGCATGTAGTGGCTGAAGCAGGAAGACCGGATGTATTTTTTACGGAATTTACTAACTCGGAAAGTTACTGTCATCCTGATGGGATCAAAAGTGTCCGAGGTCGCTTAACATTTACAGAAGATGAACAGCCGATTGTTGCACATATTTGGGGAGACAACCCCGAGAATTTCCGCAAGATGAGTATTGGCATGGCGGAATTGGGCTTTAAGGGAATAGATATTAATATGGGTTGCCCGGTACCGAATGTTGCAGGCAGAGGGAAAGGCAGTGGTCTGATTTTACGTCCGGATGTAGCAGCAGAGTTAATCGAAGCTGCTAAAGCAGGAGGTTTGCCAGTCAGCGTGAAAACACGACTTGGTTATAAAGAAATTGATGAGTGGGAAGAGTGGCTTACACATATTTTAAAACAGGATATTGCTAACCTGTCCATTCATTTACGTACAAGAAAAGAAATGAGCGCTGTTGATGCACATTGGGAGCTTATCCCGGAAATTAAAGCGTTGCGTGATGAGATCGCCCCAAATACAATGTTAACAATTAATGGTGATATTCCGGACCGTCAAGTAGGTTTAGAGCTCGCAGAAAAGTATGGAATTGACGGAGTAATGATTGGGCGCGGTATTTTCAAAAATCCGTTCGCTTTTGAAAAGGAACCACGGGAGCATAGTCCTGAGGAGTATCTTGACCTTCTGAAACTACAGCTTGATCTGCAGGACAAGTATGCCGAAGAACTTCCCCGTTCTATGTCAGGGCTTCACCGCTTTTTCAAAATTTATGTAAAAGGGTTCCGAGGTGCCGGCGAACTGAGAAACCAGCTGATGAATACAAAATCTACCGACGAAGTCCGTGCATTGTTGAATGGCTTCGGATTAAATAAAGAAGAATAA
- the nadX gene encoding aspartate dehydrogenase, protein MKIGLIGAGAIAHFLLEEINGKQQENLRITSVFVRDREKYQLLESTYGVKLYTEIDAFLDSEIDIVVEAANIEAVHTLLPAAIRKKDVVVISIGALVNEELLTELNNLADEYNRRLYLPSGAVGGLDLLQNAHALGTVKTVELTTRKPASSLVEETLDEAKVIFEGNATEAIRRYPKNMNVSVVLALASIGFSKTKVTLVADPNIDKNIHQVEVTGDFGEATFTIMNNPLPANPKTSYLAAMSILGTLKRINRKLLIG, encoded by the coding sequence ATGAAAATCGGTTTAATTGGTGCGGGTGCAATTGCTCATTTTCTGCTGGAAGAAATTAATGGGAAGCAGCAAGAAAACTTGCGTATTACAAGTGTGTTTGTGAGGGATAGGGAAAAATATCAATTGCTCGAATCCACTTATGGTGTAAAGCTATACACGGAAATAGATGCATTTTTAGATTCAGAAATTGATATCGTTGTGGAGGCCGCAAATATTGAAGCGGTTCATACATTGCTTCCGGCAGCAATCAGGAAGAAAGATGTTGTCGTGATTAGTATTGGAGCACTAGTGAATGAGGAGTTGCTGACAGAGCTGAACAACTTGGCGGATGAATACAACCGGAGACTTTACTTGCCATCAGGTGCAGTCGGCGGATTGGATTTACTGCAAAATGCACATGCGCTTGGTACAGTTAAAACTGTTGAGCTCACAACACGCAAGCCGGCAAGCTCGTTAGTTGAGGAAACGCTCGATGAAGCGAAAGTAATATTTGAAGGGAATGCGACAGAAGCGATTAGACGTTACCCGAAAAATATGAATGTCTCGGTTGTATTGGCGTTGGCAAGTATCGGGTTTTCCAAAACGAAAGTAACATTAGTAGCAGACCCGAATATCGATAAAAATATTCATCAGGTCGAAGTAACCGGGGACTTTGGAGAAGCAACATTTACTATTATGAATAATCCGCTTCCCGCAAATCCGAAAACAAGTTATTTAGCAGCGATGAGTATTTTAGGGACACTGAAAAGGATTAACCGAAAGCTGCTTATTGGTTAA
- a CDS encoding YtoQ family protein produces the protein MELTVYLAGQIHDNWREEVAEKAKEKNLPLHFVAPQTDHDRSDNIGEEILGIQPSPYYKDNAASDINNFRTQVLMQKADIVIALFGEKYKQWNTAMDVSTAIAMNKPTIIIRPESLIHPLKELSNKANVTVETVDQAVEVIRYIFD, from the coding sequence ATGGAACTGACAGTTTATTTGGCAGGACAGATTCATGATAATTGGCGGGAAGAAGTTGCAGAAAAGGCGAAGGAAAAAAATCTTCCGCTTCACTTTGTGGCACCACAGACAGACCATGACCGGTCGGATAATATCGGCGAAGAAATTTTAGGCATTCAGCCATCACCATATTACAAGGACAATGCGGCTTCTGATATTAACAACTTCCGTACACAGGTATTAATGCAGAAAGCGGATATTGTCATTGCCCTATTCGGTGAAAAGTATAAACAATGGAATACCGCAATGGATGTAAGTACAGCGATTGCAATGAATAAACCGACAATCATCATCCGTCCAGAATCATTAATTCACCCTTTAAAAGAGCTTTCAAATAAAGCAAATGTAACAGTGGAAACTGTAGATCAGGCAGTTGAAGTAATCCGTTATATATTTGATTAA
- a CDS encoding malate synthase produces the protein MNLINKKVTHKHFGTGSIVKQNESSIEIHFASESKKFVFPDVFGKHLVLHDKDDVQTLEKIIQKKELERREEEWQKEENLKLQRKNQETRLIHEKHMKNFKLHPESQLVFWCDTEEQKTAFSDWKVFSGLTKSGANKGKPVKPIRLHLNSAVLLTAVDENSSEKDRRILGVYMVEENFIGKLSEDGYIPAHSKYRIELTEEEAEQMLFWNYYVNEKFTHKMTWNTGKHRYFNNLWMAQILRDIVSLKTDPQEKELAQQFFTHFCKMNEITAQELPQPNGALKRI, from the coding sequence ATGAATCTAATCAATAAAAAAGTTACACATAAGCATTTTGGAACGGGTAGTATCGTTAAACAGAATGAATCAAGTATTGAAATACATTTCGCATCAGAAAGTAAAAAATTCGTTTTCCCGGATGTTTTTGGAAAGCACTTAGTACTTCACGACAAAGATGATGTGCAGACATTGGAAAAAATCATTCAGAAAAAAGAACTTGAGCGAAGAGAAGAAGAATGGCAAAAAGAAGAGAATTTAAAACTCCAGCGTAAAAATCAGGAAACTCGTTTAATTCATGAAAAACATATGAAAAACTTCAAACTTCATCCTGAATCACAATTAGTTTTTTGGTGTGATACTGAAGAACAGAAAACGGCTTTTTCAGATTGGAAAGTTTTCTCGGGATTAACGAAAAGCGGTGCCAATAAAGGGAAACCTGTAAAACCGATTCGTCTGCACCTTAACAGTGCTGTTTTGTTAACAGCAGTAGATGAAAACTCGTCCGAAAAAGACCGTCGAATTCTAGGTGTGTATATGGTGGAGGAGAATTTCATCGGGAAACTGAGTGAAGATGGATATATTCCGGCGCATTCAAAATACCGAATTGAACTGACAGAAGAGGAAGCAGAGCAGATGCTGTTCTGGAACTATTATGTAAACGAGAAGTTCACTCACAAAATGACATGGAATACTGGGAAACATCGTTATTTCAACAATTTATGGATGGCTCAAATTTTACGTGATATCGTTTCCTTGAAAACAGATCCTCAGGAAAAAGAGCTTGCTCAGCAATTCTTTACACATTTCTGTAAAATGAATGAAATAACAGCGCAGGAATTGCCACAGCCTAATGGTGCTTTGAAGCGTATTTAA